The sequence AACTTTTGGGTTTTGAAGTTACTGATATGCTTGGCATATCAATATCAAAACTTGTTTGTGACAACCAGAATATCGAGTTTACTGATAAAAAAGATTTTACATTAGGTATTTTAAAGAAAAATGGAAATTCTATCGAGCTTAATGCATCTACTTCTCTTATAACGAAAAATGATGATGAAAAAGAATTGATCATCAGTCTCCAGAATATATCAGAATTACGTGGTCTTTTGATCGATCCTTCATTAGAAAAACCTTCACTTGAAGAAAGCGGTGATATAAGCGACCTACCCAAACTTGAATCCGGATATACATATATCCAGCATGAAGATGACAGCATGGGTGCATATGAGATATTTTCAAAGATGGTCAAACAGGGTAATCCAGGTCTTTGTATCACCAGAGAAAACCCTGCAAAGATCAGGGAGAAATATAATATCCAGACAACCCCGATCGTCTGGCTTACAAAAAATAAAAGCTCAGAATCCCCATCTATAGCACCCTCAGAAATATTTAAACTCCATCCAACGATCGAAAATTTCATGAAAAAAGCACATGATGGAATCATACTTGTTGATGGCCTGGAATATCTGGTCCTTGAAAACGATTTTAAATCTGTGGTCAAGTTCATCGAGCAAACCAATGACAGCATAATGGTATCAAGTTCCAGATTGATCTTCAATATTGATTCGAATATCTTCGAACCAAAAGAATACCATCTACTAAAGAGATGGATGAAACCGTTAGAAGAAGAAATTTAAATCGGTAAAAGGTTACAAAATGGAAGCTGAAATTTCATATGCTATCGATTTACCCCAAGTAATAAACAGCATGAATACCCAGGTTTTTTCATGGGAACATGGTGTTGTTAACTTTACAGATAATGAAATTTGGTTCCCTACGGAAACCAGCTGGAAAGTGATACCATTCCAATCAATAGAAGCCGTGGGAAGTGATATTTCCCCGGCAGTTATCAATGATATCCGTAAAGAAAGTGGATATTTTGATGAGCTGATGGTGAACTATAAGAAAAGCTCGTTGTTTGGTTCTTCGCACATAAGGCACTCAATGATCCTCGCAGGTAATCCACAAGATCTTGCACAAATAAAAGACCATTTAATTGAAAAAATAGGTTTACGAATTAATACTAACTTTGAAGGGCTAAAAGAAGAAGAAATAAAGCTTTTGAGCTTGCTCGCAACCGGAACAAAAGATATCAATAGTTACTTACCACTGATATCTGAGGACAAGAATGTACTTCAACGTGCTTTTGATACGCTTAAAAGAAGAGATATGGTAAATGAGTCTGCAAGAATAACACAGCAAGGTCAATACTATCTTGAGAAGACAAAAGGAATATCTAGCACCAACATTGAAAACCCTATTCATTTTGAACTTGAACCGGAAATAGAAGCAGAAACTCAGATAGTATCCAATAGCTTAGACCCAAAGGACACTATGGTCCAATTCACAAAGAAATACGAATATTCCTTTACATCAGGCTCTGTTTTCCTGGAAGATCTCTGGCGTTACATAATGGTACCGGAAATAAAAGACATCGGTTTGAAAGTGTCAAATATCAACAAACCTTATATTCACATACAAACCCGATCCGGCACATTAATTGATATCGAGTGCGAAAACTCACAGGTCATACTTGCATTAGAAAAAATATTTAATGCAAAGGAAAACATTCAGATCAGATTATTGACATCCCTCTATTTAGGGATCAGGGAAGATTACAATATAGCAAATACATTGTATTTTGAACCGGACTACCTTAATTCACAATTAAACGAGTTAATTGATAACCGACTTATTGAAAGTGATAAGACCTTATCAAATAATGGTTTTGAAACTATCAGACATACACTGAACTTTGAAAGAAGCGTTAGTCCGGAACATTTCAAAAGGACTTTACAATAACAACGAATACAACTACATAAGTCTGAGAATATTATCAACAAAATCCAGTACAAACAATGGTGGTATTAGTGAGATTTATAGATACAATTGAAGGCCTTGATGACATATTTGAAAACGATATACCAAAAGGAAGTGTAGTCCTAATAACTGGTCCGCCAGGAAGTCTCAAATCAGGACTGACCTTCTCTATCCTTTCCAAATATCTTGATAAAAGTAATGAATTTGGCATATACATAACTCTTGAGCAAAATAAACAAAGTCATCTTAAGAATATGGAAAGTATGGGAATAGAAATTTCAGAGAATCTAACCATATCAGATTTTACAGACTACAGGCTTCAGTATGATGAATTTTCAGGTGATCTGCTAAACCTTATCGAGACAAATATCATCCAGTATAAACATAAATTGGGAGATAAGTTTACATGTTTAACATTGGATTCACTGGGTGCACTTTATTCCCTGATGGATGTTGAACCACGTCTTATGAGGAAACGGCTTTATCACTTGTTAGAACCACTAAGGAGAGAAAACCTTACAACGTTCCTGATCCTGGAAGTAGCTGATCCAAATGGACCTAATCATGACTTTGAGGGTTATCTTGCAGATGGTATAATTGAACTGGGCGTTCACACGAAAGATGACAGTACAAACCGCTTCATAAGAGTTAAAAAAATGCGTGCATCAGCTCATAACATGGACCCTTATATCCTCACAGTCTCAGACGATGGACTGCAGATATACAGAGGAACTATATTCTGATCCATTCTCAGGAGATCATCAACTCAATTTAAAATTGATCAAGAGGATGCGTTTTCAGGATAAAGCGGAATATTAAACCCGAAAGTGCTTCCTGTTCCAGGTTCACTTTCAACCCAAACCTCACCACCATGCATTTCGACAAAGTTCTTGACAATAGCAAGTCCAAGACCGGTGCCTGCATATTCGCGTGAGTTCGATGAACCTAGCTGGCTAAAGGGATTGAATAGTTTCTCCAGATCACCCGATGAAATACCAGGCCCACTGTCTTTTACAAAAGCAGAGATCATTTTATCGGTCGTATCAATACCCATTGTAACAGATCCTCCATAACCAGTGAATTTAATTGCGTTGCTTAACAGATTGTAAAGTATCTGTTTGAATTTTACAGGATCTACTTCGATAACAGGATCATTAATATTAATAATATAGTTTATTTCGATCTCTTTCTTTATTGCAAAAGGAAGCATTGTGCATTTTATTCCTTCGATTAGATCAGCAAGAACAAACTTCTCAGGAGCAAAATCCATCTTACCAGCATCGATCTTCGAGAGATCCAAAAGATCATTTATCAACTCTAAAAGATGTTTTCCATTTAGGGAAATGTTTGAAATGTACTTCTTCTGAGTATCATTTAGTGTATCAAATGTTCCATAATTAAGCAGATCTGAAAAACCAATGATCGAATTAAGAGGAGTCCTTAG comes from Methanococcoides sp. AM1 and encodes:
- a CDS encoding ATPase domain-containing protein, encoding MRFIDTIEGLDDIFENDIPKGSVVLITGPPGSLKSGLTFSILSKYLDKSNEFGIYITLEQNKQSHLKNMESMGIEISENLTISDFTDYRLQYDEFSGDLLNLIETNIIQYKHKLGDKFTCLTLDSLGALYSLMDVEPRLMRKRLYHLLEPLRRENLTTFLILEVADPNGPNHDFEGYLADGIIELGVHTKDDSTNRFIRVKKMRASAHNMDPYILTVSDDGLQIYRGTIF